The Lysobacter gummosus genome includes a region encoding these proteins:
- the mrcB gene encoding penicillin-binding protein 1B: MARIDYDEDEHDDDSDENGSAPSWRRRLVTWALAAVGLGLGFLIPYTLYLNHEVGQRFGQLQWQIPTRVYARPLELAPGLALDPATLKTELDAASYREDGGERPGTYAREGGKFTIASRGFNDVDGVVQPRRIEVIVSGGRVAGVRDLTTRKAIRVARLDPARIATLYGQKQEERRLVRIEEVPELLVTGLQAVEDRDFNHHIGIDISGMIRAAFKNVAAGRAKQGASTLTQQLARSGLLGIGQEQTLTRKGKEIIYALLIEARYDKRTILEAYFNQVYLGQRGSQAIHGVAAASEFWFGRDLRDLNTEQVALLIGIVRGPSYYDPRRNPERALQRRNFVLGEMLETQLIKQEEYDRAVKAPLEITQNPGNIAANRFPAYVDLVRRQLARDYPADALAGAGLSVMSGMSPSAQAQAEGAVARTLKSLDNKRRPPLQSGLVVTDVHNGEVVAVVGSREFTQPGFNRAVEAQRPVGSLLKPFVYLLALARPSEFNLASWIDDSPVTVKLGRGRNWNPGNSDGRSHGLVRMVDALAMSYNQATVRIGMQVSPESIGELVQKLAGIQAPNNPSLILGAVDQSPYAMAQLYQFLASGGEVQPLHAVRGVLGADGKAVKRYDKEPAPAQEGDAIAARLITIALQQAITNGTGRQLVGDGLGRLSPAGKTGTSNDGRDSWFAGWTGDHLAVIWVGNDQNQTTGLYGATGAMRVWSAIFSRLPTAPLKVTDKGLDWQSVIGTNTTDAACVGARRFPFVAGFAPQYAPCPEPQPEAGAEESGGGWRSWFGIGKDKDEPAREPAPSNNPPPPEQ, translated from the coding sequence GTGGCCCGAATCGATTACGACGAAGACGAGCACGACGACGACAGCGACGAGAACGGCAGCGCGCCGAGCTGGCGCCGCCGTCTGGTGACCTGGGCCCTGGCCGCCGTCGGCCTGGGGCTCGGCTTCCTGATTCCGTACACGCTCTACCTCAATCACGAGGTCGGTCAGCGCTTCGGCCAGCTGCAATGGCAGATCCCCACGCGGGTCTATGCGCGGCCGCTGGAACTCGCGCCGGGCCTGGCGCTGGACCCGGCCACGCTGAAGACCGAACTCGACGCGGCCTCCTATCGCGAGGACGGCGGCGAGCGTCCGGGCACCTACGCCCGCGAGGGCGGCAAGTTCACCATCGCCAGCCGCGGTTTCAACGACGTCGACGGCGTGGTGCAGCCGCGCCGGATCGAAGTGATCGTCTCCGGCGGCCGCGTCGCCGGCGTGCGCGACCTGACCACGCGCAAGGCGATCCGGGTCGCGCGGCTGGACCCGGCGCGCATCGCCACGCTGTACGGGCAGAAGCAGGAAGAACGGCGGCTGGTGCGCATCGAGGAAGTGCCCGAGCTGTTGGTCACCGGCCTGCAGGCGGTCGAGGACCGCGACTTCAACCACCACATCGGCATCGACATCAGCGGCATGATCCGCGCCGCGTTCAAGAACGTCGCCGCCGGCCGCGCCAAGCAGGGCGCCAGCACCCTGACCCAGCAGCTCGCGCGCAGCGGCCTGCTCGGCATCGGCCAGGAACAAACCCTGACCCGCAAGGGCAAGGAAATCATCTACGCCCTGCTGATCGAGGCGCGCTACGACAAGCGCACCATCCTCGAGGCCTATTTCAATCAGGTCTATCTGGGCCAGCGCGGCTCGCAGGCCATCCACGGCGTCGCCGCCGCGTCGGAGTTCTGGTTCGGCCGCGATCTGCGCGACCTCAACACCGAACAGGTCGCGCTGCTGATCGGCATCGTGCGCGGCCCGTCCTACTACGATCCGCGCCGCAATCCCGAGCGCGCGTTGCAGCGGCGCAATTTCGTCCTGGGCGAAATGCTCGAGACCCAGCTGATCAAGCAGGAAGAATACGATCGCGCGGTCAAGGCACCGCTGGAAATCACCCAGAACCCGGGCAATATCGCCGCCAACCGTTTTCCGGCTTATGTCGATCTGGTCCGCCGCCAACTGGCGCGCGACTATCCGGCCGACGCGCTGGCCGGCGCCGGCCTGAGCGTGATGAGCGGCATGTCGCCGTCGGCGCAGGCGCAGGCCGAAGGCGCGGTGGCGCGCACGCTCAAGAGCCTGGACAACAAGCGCCGCCCGCCGCTGCAAAGCGGCCTGGTGGTCACCGACGTGCACAACGGCGAAGTGGTGGCGGTGGTCGGCAGCCGCGAGTTCACCCAGCCCGGCTTCAATCGCGCGGTGGAAGCGCAACGGCCGGTGGGTTCGCTGCTCAAGCCGTTCGTGTATCTGCTGGCGCTGGCGCGGCCCAGCGAATTCAACCTCGCCAGCTGGATCGACGATTCGCCGGTGACGGTGAAGCTCGGCCGCGGCCGCAACTGGAATCCGGGCAACTCCGACGGCCGCAGCCATGGTCTGGTGCGCATGGTCGACGCGCTGGCGATGTCCTACAACCAGGCCACGGTGCGCATCGGCATGCAGGTCTCGCCGGAGAGCATCGGCGAACTGGTGCAGAAACTCGCCGGCATCCAGGCGCCGAACAATCCCTCGCTGATTCTCGGCGCGGTCGACCAAAGCCCGTACGCGATGGCGCAGCTGTACCAGTTCCTCGCCTCCGGCGGCGAAGTGCAGCCGCTGCACGCGGTGCGCGGCGTGCTCGGCGCCGACGGCAAGGCGGTCAAGCGCTACGACAAGGAACCGGCGCCGGCGCAGGAAGGCGACGCGATCGCCGCGCGCCTGATCACCATCGCCTTGCAGCAGGCGATCACCAACGGCACCGGCCGGCAATTGGTCGGCGACGGCCTGGGCCGTCTGTCGCCGGCCGGCAAGACCGGCACCAGCAACGACGGCCGCGACAGCTGGTTCGCCGGCTGGACCGGCGATCATCTGGCGGTGATCTGGGTCGGCAACGATCAGAACCAGACCACCGGCCTGTACGGCGCCACCGGCGCGATGCGGGTGTGGTCGGCGATCTTCTCGCGCCTGCCCACCGCGCCGCTGAAAGTCACCGACAAGGGCCTGGACTGGCAGTCGGTGATCGGCACCAACACCACCGACGCCGCCTGCGTCGGCGCGCGCCGCTTCCCGTTCGTCGCCGGTTTCGCGCCGCAGTACGCGCCGTGCCCCGAGCCGCAGCCCGAGGCCGGCGCGGAGGAATCAGGCGGCGGCTGGCGCTCGTGGTTCGGTATCGGCAAGGACAAGGATGAACCCGCGCGCGAACCGGCGCCGTCGAACAATCCCCCGCCCCCGGAGCAGTAA
- a CDS encoding DUF6053 domain-containing protein: MLFDPLPEFSASRWFSAIRDKSIGAEAPPTKAALPQNSPSHTKTRRGTGYLPEPSLIHRV; the protein is encoded by the coding sequence ATGCTCTTCGATCCGCTGCCGGAATTTTCCGCGAGCCGGTGGTTTTCGGCGATCCGAGACAAAAGCATCGGGGCTGAAGCCCCTCCCACAAAAGCAGCCCTCCCACAAAACAGCCCCTCCCATACAAAAACACGCCGGGGAACGGGCTATCTGCCTGAACCATCGCTTATTCACAGGGTCTGA
- a CDS encoding glycosyltransferase family 2 protein: protein MSASARSGVSGVCAAIVTYHPQIELLEQVIAAVLPQVGRVAIFDNASTGAALEAYFDELRGRGVKVLRSPRNVGLGSAINQAARAAREAGFAQILLMDQDSIVDAGMVATLHHQLSQLQTHGPVAAVGPQFRDQRTGEVAPFVRIAFPMNRKLFGGPGQVIDCDFLITSGTLLPLDVLDVVGGMDEGLFIDNVDIEWSSRARHRGYKLFGVCDARMQHRIGDLVRVSSLLPYRTVVHSPTRLYYMMRNRVLLYRRAEVPGRWAAQDLPRLVLKFVGTALFLKPRLAYLGAMLRGLRDGVRGRQGPMPTEAD from the coding sequence ATGAGCGCTTCCGCACGATCCGGTGTGTCCGGGGTTTGCGCCGCCATAGTCACCTACCACCCGCAGATCGAATTGCTGGAGCAGGTGATCGCCGCGGTGTTGCCGCAGGTCGGGCGGGTCGCGATCTTCGACAATGCCAGCACCGGCGCGGCCCTGGAGGCCTATTTCGACGAACTGCGCGGACGCGGCGTGAAGGTGCTGCGCTCGCCGCGCAACGTCGGCCTGGGCAGCGCCATCAACCAGGCCGCGCGCGCCGCGCGTGAGGCCGGTTTCGCCCAGATCCTGCTGATGGACCAGGACAGCATCGTTGATGCCGGCATGGTCGCGACCTTGCACCATCAGCTGAGCCAGTTGCAGACGCACGGCCCGGTCGCCGCGGTCGGGCCGCAGTTCCGCGACCAGCGCACCGGCGAAGTCGCGCCGTTCGTGCGCATCGCCTTCCCCATGAACCGCAAGCTGTTCGGCGGCCCGGGGCAGGTGATCGACTGCGATTTCCTCATCACCTCGGGCACCTTGCTGCCGCTGGACGTGCTCGATGTCGTCGGCGGCATGGACGAGGGTTTGTTCATCGACAACGTCGATATCGAATGGAGCTCGCGCGCGCGCCATCGCGGCTACAAGCTGTTCGGCGTGTGCGATGCGCGGATGCAGCACCGCATCGGCGATCTGGTGCGGGTGTCGAGCCTGTTGCCGTACCGCACCGTCGTCCACAGCCCGACCCGGCTGTACTACATGATGCGCAACCGCGTGCTGCTGTACCGCCGCGCCGAGGTGCCCGGACGCTGGGCGGCGCAGGATCTGCCGCGGCTGGTGTTGAAGTTCGTCGGCACCGCCCTGTTCCTCAAGCCGCGGCTGGCGTATCTGGGCGCGATGCTGCGCGGTCTGCGCGATGGTGTGCGCGGCCGGCAAGGGCCGATGCCGACCGAAGCGGACTAG
- a CDS encoding NBR1-Ig-like domain-containing protein — protein sequence MFYRILIVLLLVCARPVSAQEHLRYFGYFANNTYQSENQAHTNITHVWTGPDRTQARSIILAELQQAKSYGIKAVVSVDSFVFAASGGCPYANSPSAAADFRVLVDDLVTAGYLVPNDPEASTVVAFYPIDEPELCGLKDQGGAPHPALVNAVNAIRGDARTSNFPVASIGSKKYDEAIQGLRLFDWVGLDNYGNDNDGYLYDLLMLSFNLRPQQRIIVVPQAAQGGMLDNSYHDPGRMAAYANSEARVIMLMPFLWGHADTNGTRGIPALRDQYREIGSRVKFGLAAQFVGQSVPATMTAGQLYPVSITVKNTGTGTWVAGSHVRLGSQSPIDNSTWGTHRIALPATVAPQQSVTFQFNALAPSAPGNYAFQWRMVADTQAWFGDATALTTVNVTPGPSGSIGVSPSPCIIYAGQSTCTVNIGWNSNRADAEVWVADTQNTNPVLFARAQTGTQAAPWITEQTVRFSLRSGATTISSVDVRGVRSDEPPPGGPTDPTCPLCQEP from the coding sequence ATGTTCTACAGAATCCTGATCGTTCTGCTTTTAGTCTGCGCCCGGCCGGTATCGGCGCAGGAGCACCTGCGTTATTTCGGTTATTTCGCCAACAACACGTATCAATCCGAGAATCAGGCGCACACCAACATCACCCATGTGTGGACCGGCCCGGACCGGACCCAGGCCAGGTCGATCATCCTGGCGGAACTGCAACAGGCCAAGAGTTATGGGATCAAGGCGGTCGTATCCGTCGATTCCTTCGTGTTCGCTGCCTCCGGCGGCTGCCCGTACGCGAATTCGCCCAGCGCCGCCGCCGATTTCCGCGTACTGGTGGACGATCTGGTGACCGCGGGCTATCTGGTGCCGAACGATCCGGAAGCGAGCACCGTGGTCGCGTTCTATCCGATCGACGAGCCCGAACTGTGCGGGCTGAAGGACCAGGGCGGCGCGCCGCATCCCGCGCTCGTCAACGCGGTCAACGCCATTCGCGGCGATGCCCGCACCAGCAACTTTCCCGTCGCCAGCATCGGCAGCAAGAAGTACGACGAGGCGATCCAGGGCCTGCGCCTGTTCGATTGGGTCGGCCTGGACAACTACGGCAACGACAACGACGGCTACTTGTACGACCTGCTGATGCTGAGCTTCAATCTGCGGCCGCAGCAGCGCATCATCGTGGTTCCGCAAGCCGCGCAGGGCGGCATGCTGGACAACAGCTATCACGATCCGGGACGGATGGCCGCCTACGCCAACAGCGAAGCGCGCGTGATCATGCTGATGCCGTTCCTGTGGGGGCATGCCGACACCAACGGCACCCGCGGCATTCCGGCCTTGCGCGACCAATACCGCGAAATCGGCTCGCGGGTGAAGTTCGGGCTGGCGGCGCAGTTCGTCGGCCAGTCGGTGCCGGCGACGATGACGGCGGGGCAGCTCTACCCGGTCAGCATCACCGTCAAGAACACCGGGACCGGCACCTGGGTCGCCGGCAGCCATGTCCGCCTGGGTTCGCAGAGCCCCATCGACAACAGCACGTGGGGCACGCATCGCATCGCCTTGCCGGCGACGGTCGCGCCGCAGCAGAGCGTGACCTTCCAGTTCAACGCGCTGGCGCCGTCGGCGCCGGGCAACTACGCGTTCCAATGGCGGATGGTGGCCGACACGCAGGCGTGGTTCGGCGATGCGACGGCGCTGACGACGGTGAACGTCACTCCCGGGCCGAGCGGCTCGATCGGCGTCAGCCCCAGCCCCTGCATCATTTATGCGGGGCAGAGCACCTGCACGGTCAACATCGGCTGGAACTCCAACCGCGCCGATGCCGAGGTCTGGGTCGCCGATACGCAGAACACCAACCCGGTGCTGTTCGCGCGCGCGCAGACCGGTACCCAGGCCGCGCCCTGGATCACGGAACAGACCGTGCGCTTTTCCCTGCGCAGCGGCGCCACGACGATTTCCAGCGTCGATGTGCGTGGCGTGAGGTCCGATGAGCCGCCGCCGGGCGGGCCGACCGATCCGACCTGCCCGTTGTGCCAGGAGCCGTGA
- a CDS encoding RelA/SpoT family protein, giving the protein MALPAAAALSAPLRKALSAAALKPEAGAGALDSPAVVAATMDALALLDADSDTVAAAILHVYPGWAAALGPGLEREHPVVAALLDGQRAAGQVWALHAEQSRRSGTEGLRRLLLAIVRDLRVVPILLARQLARMRHADALAPETRRELAALTRDIHAPLANRLGIWQLKWELEDLAFRYLEPQTYQKIARLLDEKRGDRERYIEQVKRTLREAMVAQGLKAEVAGRPKHIYSIWKKMQRKDAPISELYDLRAVRVMVDDVGACYAALGVVHATWTPIPSEFDDYIARPKRNDYRSLHTAVVGPEGKTLEVQIRTHEMHRQAELGVAAHWKYKEVGSHSADAAFDRKIAWMRRLLDAKSEGGQGGDEALASELDTELVEDRVYVLTPKGEVIDLPAGATPLDFAYHVHTEVGHRCRGAKIDGRIVPLDHKLRTGDRVEILTAKTGEPRRDWLVASNGFLASNRSREKVRNWFHKLDRSRNETAGRELLDKELRRLGVLGADLAPARERFNLASDGDLYVQVALGDIGPHQIGRVLLEHERAMSAPPPAPASGSTTTIPPAPRKVPGKSTDFTVEGVGNLLVQLARCCQPLPGEPIVGYLTRGRGVSVHRPGCGAFERLAAAQPQRVLPVEWGRKGSGYEVDIEVLALDRKWLLKEVTNVIAQGNAHVISIRSDVERNGAQVRLRLRLRVGDYGQLSSLLGKLSSLPGVEYAQRS; this is encoded by the coding sequence CTGGCGCTGCCCGCGGCGGCGGCCCTGTCCGCGCCCTTGCGCAAGGCGCTGAGCGCGGCCGCGCTCAAGCCCGAGGCCGGCGCCGGCGCGCTGGATTCGCCGGCGGTGGTCGCCGCGACCATGGATGCGCTGGCCTTGCTCGACGCCGACAGCGACACCGTCGCCGCGGCGATCCTGCATGTCTATCCAGGCTGGGCCGCGGCCTTGGGCCCGGGCCTGGAGCGCGAACATCCGGTGGTCGCCGCCCTGCTCGACGGCCAGCGCGCCGCCGGCCAAGTCTGGGCGCTGCATGCCGAACAAAGCCGGCGCTCGGGCACCGAGGGCCTGCGCCGGCTGTTGCTGGCGATCGTGCGCGACCTGCGCGTGGTGCCGATCCTGCTGGCGCGCCAGCTCGCGCGCATGCGCCACGCCGACGCCCTGGCGCCGGAGACGCGGCGCGAGCTGGCGGCGTTGACCCGCGACATCCACGCGCCGCTGGCCAACCGCCTGGGCATCTGGCAGCTCAAGTGGGAACTCGAAGACCTGGCGTTCCGCTATCTGGAACCGCAGACCTATCAGAAGATCGCCCGCCTGCTGGACGAAAAGCGCGGCGATCGCGAGCGCTACATCGAGCAGGTCAAGCGCACCCTGCGCGAAGCCATGGTCGCGCAGGGCCTCAAGGCCGAAGTCGCCGGCAGGCCCAAGCACATCTACAGCATCTGGAAGAAGATGCAGCGCAAGGACGCGCCGATCAGCGAGCTGTACGACCTGCGCGCGGTGCGGGTGATGGTGGACGACGTGGGCGCGTGCTACGCCGCGCTCGGCGTGGTCCACGCCACCTGGACACCGATCCCGAGCGAGTTCGACGACTACATCGCCCGGCCCAAGCGCAACGACTACCGCTCGCTGCACACCGCCGTGGTCGGGCCGGAAGGCAAGACCCTGGAAGTGCAGATCCGCACCCACGAGATGCATCGCCAGGCCGAGCTCGGCGTGGCCGCGCACTGGAAATACAAGGAAGTCGGCAGCCACAGCGCCGATGCCGCGTTCGACCGCAAGATCGCCTGGATGCGGCGCCTGCTCGACGCCAAGAGCGAAGGCGGCCAGGGCGGCGACGAGGCGCTGGCCAGCGAGCTGGATACCGAGCTGGTCGAAGACCGGGTCTATGTGCTCACGCCCAAGGGCGAGGTGATCGATCTGCCGGCCGGCGCCACGCCGCTGGATTTCGCTTATCACGTGCACACCGAAGTCGGTCATCGCTGCCGCGGCGCCAAGATCGACGGCCGCATCGTGCCGCTGGATCACAAGCTGCGCACCGGCGACCGGGTGGAAATCCTGACCGCCAAGACCGGCGAACCGCGCCGCGACTGGCTGGTGGCCTCGAACGGTTTCCTGGCCAGCAACCGCTCGCGCGAGAAGGTGCGCAACTGGTTCCACAAGCTCGACCGCTCGCGCAACGAAACCGCCGGACGCGAGTTGCTGGACAAGGAACTGCGCCGGCTCGGTGTGCTCGGCGCCGATCTGGCGCCGGCGCGCGAACGCTTCAATCTGGCCAGCGACGGCGATCTGTACGTGCAGGTCGCGCTCGGCGACATCGGCCCGCACCAGATCGGCCGGGTCCTGCTGGAGCACGAACGGGCGATGTCGGCGCCGCCGCCGGCGCCCGCCTCGGGTTCAACCACCACCATTCCGCCGGCGCCGCGCAAGGTGCCGGGCAAGTCCACCGATTTCACCGTCGAAGGCGTGGGCAACCTGCTGGTGCAGCTGGCGCGCTGCTGCCAGCCGCTGCCGGGCGAGCCGATCGTCGGTTACCTCACCCGCGGCCGCGGCGTCAGCGTGCATCGTCCCGGCTGCGGCGCGTTCGAGCGCCTGGCCGCCGCCCAGCCGCAGCGGGTGCTGCCGGTGGAGTGGGGGCGCAAGGGCTCGGGCTACGAGGTCGATATCGAAGTCCTGGCCCTGGACCGCAAGTGGCTGCTCAAGGAAGTCACCAACGTGATCGCCCAGGGCAACGCGCACGTGATCAGCATCCGCAGCGATGTCGAGCGCAACGGCGCGCAGGTGCGGCTGCGGCTGCGCTTGCGGGTGGGCGATTACGGGCAGTTGTCGAGCCTGCTCGGCAAGCTGTCGTCGCTGCCAGGGGTGGAGTACGCGCAGCGCAGTTGA
- a CDS encoding Dps family protein, with the protein MAKSTKPVKTKPGKSKAPVNPAASPAAGDGAPSIDIGISTADRKKIAEGLSRFLADSYTLYLKTHNFHWNVTGPMFNSLHVMFETQYTEQWTALDEIAERIRALGFNAPGSYAEFVRLTSIPEEPGLTDAADWHEMVRQLVVGNEAVCRTARKVLDQADDVDDAPTEDLLTQRLQTHEKYAWMLRSLLQ; encoded by the coding sequence ATGGCCAAGTCCACCAAGCCCGTCAAGACCAAACCCGGCAAGTCCAAGGCGCCGGTCAATCCGGCCGCATCGCCTGCCGCCGGCGACGGCGCGCCCTCGATCGATATCGGGATCTCGACCGCCGATCGCAAGAAGATCGCCGAAGGTCTGTCGCGCTTCCTGGCCGACAGCTACACCCTGTACCTGAAGACCCACAACTTCCATTGGAACGTGACCGGGCCGATGTTCAACAGCCTGCACGTCATGTTCGAGACCCAGTACACCGAGCAGTGGACCGCGCTGGACGAGATCGCCGAGCGCATCCGCGCGCTGGGCTTCAATGCGCCGGGTTCCTATGCCGAATTCGTGCGTCTGACCTCGATTCCGGAAGAACCGGGCCTGACCGACGCCGCCGACTGGCACGAAATGGTTCGCCAGCTGGTGGTGGGCAACGAAGCGGTGTGCCGCACCGCGCGCAAGGTACTCGACCAGGCCGACGACGTCGATGACGCGCCGACCGAAGACCTGCTGACCCAGCGTCTGCAGACCCACGAGAAGTATGCGTGGATGCTGCGTTCGCTGTTGCAGTGA
- a CDS encoding LysR substrate-binding domain-containing protein — protein sequence MTGPTLPPLSAIRAFEAAARLGSFTRAAEELDMTQAAVSYQIKRLEQRLGLVLFQRLARKVVLTRDGERLAPAVLDAFQGLRGAFAQSRERSQSELAITALPTIGANWLVPRLGGFQLAQPRLAVRLDTSVPLIDLAQGEFDLSLRNGGGQWPGMSAHFLLPGLFTPLCSPALIASGALRTPADLLGLARIGRERWWRQWLHAAGVATGEAPLVSAIDLGVEQYEVTAALAGQGVAITSPLFFRAELASGRLVQPFELIVRDSRDYWLAYPEVRRGSAKICAFRDWVLAQARQDLETWRAECERAGAPLPSLAQAAPA from the coding sequence ATGACTGGACCGACCCTGCCCCCGCTCAGCGCGATCCGCGCCTTCGAAGCCGCCGCGCGCCTGGGCAGCTTCACCCGCGCCGCGGAAGAGCTGGACATGACCCAGGCCGCGGTCAGCTACCAGATCAAGCGCCTGGAGCAGCGCCTGGGCCTGGTGCTGTTCCAGCGTCTGGCGCGCAAGGTCGTGCTGACCCGCGACGGCGAGCGTCTGGCGCCGGCGGTGCTCGATGCCTTCCAAGGCCTGCGCGGCGCGTTCGCGCAAAGCCGCGAGCGTTCGCAGAGCGAACTGGCGATCACCGCGTTGCCGACCATCGGCGCGAACTGGCTGGTGCCGCGCCTGGGCGGCTTCCAGCTGGCGCAACCGCGATTGGCGGTGCGCCTGGACACCAGCGTGCCCTTGATCGATCTGGCCCAGGGCGAGTTCGACCTGAGCCTGCGCAACGGCGGCGGCCAGTGGCCGGGCATGAGCGCGCACTTCCTGCTGCCGGGCTTGTTCACGCCGCTGTGCAGTCCGGCGCTGATCGCCAGCGGCGCCTTGCGCACGCCGGCGGATCTGCTGGGACTGGCGCGGATCGGCCGCGAACGCTGGTGGCGGCAATGGCTGCACGCGGCCGGCGTGGCCACGGGCGAGGCGCCGCTGGTCTCGGCGATCGATCTGGGTGTGGAGCAGTACGAGGTCACCGCCGCGCTGGCCGGGCAGGGCGTGGCGATCACCTCGCCGCTGTTTTTCCGCGCCGAACTGGCGTCGGGGCGGCTGGTGCAGCCGTTCGAATTGATCGTGCGCGACAGCCGCGACTACTGGCTGGCCTATCCGGAGGTGCGGCGCGGCAGCGCCAAGATCTGCGCGTTCCGCGATTGGGTCCTGGCGCAGGCGCGGCAGGATCTGGAGACATGGCGCGCCGAATGCGAGCGCGCCGGCGCGCCGTTGCCGTCGCTGGCGCAAGCCGCGCCGGCCTGA
- a CDS encoding nuclear transport factor 2 family protein, with protein sequence MPRRTLLTLALAALSLLSCPIPALADAAATPAAVVQADLRALNDNDLETFLALYAPQAQIFGLPKDPRRLAGPRLEQMHGADKLRAWFAKAMAEPVTPKIQQTESIALGELLVGKVRIDVPGQSEPTVMMVVYRVRDGLIQDLWHVVRESDDNRGQSAAALATMHALVQTSNRADADGFLALFAPDSRHNRMSEDPDRLAEEPSKNIVDAPSRDRVYRALYAKGDGLQVQTLAAFAVGDLVAMHERITDTAKPGEVKELVSILRVRDGLVRDLWPLQRLVSGAAVAGTGR encoded by the coding sequence ATGCCGCGCCGAACCCTGCTGACGCTCGCCCTCGCGGCGCTGTCGTTGTTGTCCTGCCCCATCCCGGCCCTCGCCGACGCCGCGGCCACGCCCGCGGCGGTGGTCCAGGCCGACCTGCGCGCCCTCAACGACAACGATCTGGAAACCTTCCTCGCCTTGTACGCACCGCAGGCGCAGATCTTCGGCCTGCCCAAGGACCCTCGCCGTCTGGCCGGCCCGCGCCTGGAGCAGATGCACGGCGCCGACAAGCTGCGCGCCTGGTTCGCCAAGGCGATGGCCGAGCCGGTCACGCCGAAGATCCAGCAGACCGAATCGATCGCGCTGGGCGAACTGCTGGTCGGGAAGGTGCGCATCGACGTGCCGGGCCAGAGCGAGCCGACCGTGATGATGGTGGTCTACCGCGTGCGCGACGGCCTGATCCAGGACCTGTGGCACGTGGTCCGCGAAAGCGACGACAACCGCGGCCAAAGCGCCGCCGCGCTGGCGACCATGCACGCACTGGTGCAGACCAGCAACCGCGCCGACGCCGACGGTTTCCTGGCCTTGTTCGCTCCCGATTCGCGGCATAACCGCATGTCCGAAGACCCCGATCGCCTGGCCGAGGAACCGTCGAAGAACATCGTCGATGCCCCCAGCCGCGATCGTGTCTACCGCGCGCTGTACGCCAAGGGCGACGGCCTGCAAGTGCAGACCCTGGCCGCGTTCGCGGTCGGCGATCTGGTCGCCATGCACGAGCGCATCACCGACACCGCCAAGCCCGGCGAAGTGAAGGAACTGGTGTCGATCCTGCGCGTGCGCGATGGCCTGGTGCGCGATCTGTGGCCGCTGCAGCGGCTGGTGAGCGGCGCCGCCGTCGCCGGGACCGGGCGATGA
- a CDS encoding nuclear transport factor 2 family protein produces the protein MKHWRWWLIAVLLAVSWLALAQAESAQEAVVRRYVQAWNDDDVEAFLALASHDARTYRRDRDDEGLVGASIAGANAGERARFYRGAFAKRPHVRVDIVQMQAVDDIVMSRERVSGGADGKVADELTVYQVRDRKICNVWHVKRRSR, from the coding sequence ATGAAACACTGGCGCTGGTGGCTGATCGCCGTCCTGCTGGCGGTGTCGTGGCTGGCGCTGGCGCAGGCCGAGAGCGCGCAGGAAGCGGTGGTGCGCCGCTACGTGCAGGCCTGGAACGACGACGATGTCGAAGCGTTCCTGGCCCTGGCCAGCCATGACGCGCGCACCTACCGGCGCGACCGCGACGACGAAGGGCTGGTCGGCGCCTCCATCGCCGGCGCCAACGCCGGCGAGCGCGCCCGCTTCTACCGCGGCGCGTTCGCCAAGCGGCCGCATGTGCGGGTGGACATCGTGCAGATGCAGGCGGTGGACGACATCGTCATGAGCCGCGAAAGGGTCAGCGGCGGCGCCGACGGCAAGGTCGCCGATGAGCTCACGGTGTATCAGGTGCGCGATCGCAAGATCTGCAATGTGTGGCATGTGAAGCGGCGCTCGCGCTGA